The nucleotide window TGATGATGGCCTTTTCACCTGAGTAGTCCATGGGGCCCGTCTCAGCGGCATTCCCCTTTGATGCCAATTGGTATTGCAGAGACACTCGAGCTGCTTGTGTCGGCTTGTCTATTCATGCGTCTTTCGACCATTTCTTAGTTACAGCAATGTCCGTCTTTGCATTCAGCGTCATTATTTCTTGTTCAGCACATTCTTGTAACGCCAGCGTTCTCATGTATCTGCCCTTCATGTATCCCCTTGAGACTCAGATTGTTGACTTTAGTCGATGATCATCACCGTCTCACATGCGCTTGGTCAACGGACAGTCCATTCAATGGCTGAGACCGTACCCTTACAAGGGCTAGAGCAAGTCAGGTTGTCCAGTCGTCATAGCCCCTACTTTAAACTTACCGGGGGCTTCTATGTCGACACCATAGTGACTGGCTAAATAGCCTGCTCATTTCGTGGCATTGGGTTCGCGGCTCGCTCACTGGGCTTGGCTCATCTGAGACATTTTCCCCGAGATCCCACTGTGAAGTCTACTTCAATCGTGAAGGTTAACCCCAATATGTGCCGCCATCTCCAGGCTCAGTTAATGTCCAAATATGTTTAGTGAAACTCCATTGAAGACTGTTCATCATTGCCTTGTAGTAAATATTCCCCCAGTGCCAGTTTGGCATCCCTGTTGAATCTGTTGCGTGAAATTTTGATGAGTGAGGTGCTTTCAGTACAGACTTGTGAACTGGGAACTTACACTGCTCATCCAACCTCCTGGTCTATAATCCTGTTGATTGGTGGTTGTCAGCCTCACTGCAATATTACTCTAATGTCGCCCACAGTCGCTTGAGTAATAGAGTAGACTCCAGTCCCTGTGCTGCTTATCTGGTGACATGAGGTGCCCGACTCTGATTGAAGTTCATCACTAATAAGTTGAATGATTCTTCCATCATATCTCGTGGGGGGTACAGCATTGTTCACCTCAATTGATAGGGCGCAAAAGACCTGTCATGGCGCTGTCATATCTCGGCTATCGAACATCTTGGTACTTACTCATGACAGTCTGTATGTGGTAAGCCATCATTCGGAACGCCAGAGTAACTATCATTCACCCATTTGACCATTCTCGCAGTAAGAGGACAAGACAGTTGCTCGTCTAAATAATGACAATGAAGCTGCCGTGCTGAGTGGTCGGTGCCGTTAACTTCCACGCTGGGCTTGGATTGGGACGAGCAACACATTACAATATGTTGGCATGCGACATCTCTTATACAAGCATCCATTATCGGGCATTCAACTTACAGTTCcatatatttctttatctATTTCAGATGCGATTGGGGTGGGATCCCAAGGTCATAATAGGTTATGCTCCTCAACAAGGCTTCAGGAGAAAAGACCTGCTCTTTGCCACATTCGTCAACCTTAACCTCTCTagggaaggaaagaaaacacaggaccttgattCTAGAAGACAAAAAGGCTTAGGCAATATAGCCTAAGGTTAAGATAACgtttgatgagtttatccTGACCACGCATATTAAGGTTCGCTGTTTCTTGATCCCCGCGGCCTCTGTAGTGGGAGGCGAGTATCATTTTCTTCAAGCTGTCAAACAATACCTCGATTGCTGGCCCTCAGCAGAGACTCGCACATTCAGCAAAGTGCACAGGGTACAAGGTGCAGTAGCTCATGTATTCATCACAACAGCATTCATTATGTGGTGGTATATAAAGACGCCCTCGGCGTAactcgtcatcctcaatTTTTTCACGCGTCCTCGCGCGCATCATGTGCATATTTGATCCTACACACGAACAAGTCCCTCCTCCCACACTCAATGCAATCCAGCCCTCCAGCTTTTTTGTTGGTCTCTCATGCGCTGATCATCGTAGACCCCAAAAGGTACTTTTGCCCGCCGGCAAAACCCAGTAAACATAAAACTCCGCAAGTAGATGGAATCAAGAAAGTTAAGAAAAAGGACACGATGGAATAGATGGTATCAGATTGGTTGCGGTTCGTGGTTACGCTGGGGTTCAAGCTTAGCCGTGCAGACCGCAGGTACGCTCTCTCATCAGCTCACgtctcttcttgtccttagCTAAAATAGGGGTCAGCATTTGCTTGTATTCTGTGAGAGTGTGTAACTTACCTCCGTCAAAGACGAGGAACTCATGTAGACCGGAACCGACAGGCACCATGGGCAGGACAGGGACCTTCTTGTCGGTGACGACCTCCAGCAGAGCAGGGCCGTCGGTGTTGATGAGCCACTTCAGGGCATCGACAACGTCCTCAGGTTTCGAGACACGTCGGTTTTGGACGCGCATGGCCTCGGcgagcttgatgaagtcggGGTTGCTCTGGTGAGTGTGGGCATATCGATCCTCGTAGAAGATGTTCTGCCATTGTGTGACCATACCCTGCTCCTCGTTGTTAAGAACAATGACCTTAACACCAATGTTGAACTGGGCAGCAGTGGAAAGCTCAGTCAGGGTCATGTTGAAGGAAGCGTCACCGTCGATGTCAATAACAAGAGCATCAGGCTGGGCAACCTTGGCACCAATGGCAGCAGGTAGACCGTAGCCCATGGTACCAAGACCACCAGAGGTGATCATGGATCTGGGGTGTCTCCACCGGAAGTGCTGGGCAGTCCACATTTGATGTTGACCGACACCAGTGGCGATATAAGTCTGGTCCTTGCGGTCCGCAACGAGGTTGCTGAGCTCCTCAATCAGAGTCTGGGGCTTGATGAGACCAGAGCGCTCAGCACGCTCGTAGTCGGTCAGGGgccacttcttcttccactcgttgatcttgttgaaccACTCCTTGCGGTCGTCCATGGTCTTGGACTCAATTAGAGGCAAAAGCTCCTTCAGGTTGGTGGCGACATCACCCTCGATGGCCTCAGTTGCTTGAACAaccttgttgatgttcttgggcATGATCTCAAAGTGGACGATACCGCCACggccctcagcagcagcggccTTGGCACCAGGGGCGAACTTGGCAATGCTCAGAGTAACACGGTCGTCGAATCGGGCACCGAGAGCGATGATAAGATCGGCCTCCTGCATGGCCATGTTGGCGTAAGCAGAACCGTGCATACCAAGCATGTGCAGGGACTTCTCGTCGAGTTCGTCGTAGGCACCTAGACCCTGGAGAGTAGTGGTAACGGGGATGGAGGACTTGTCAGCGAGCTCCTTGAGGATCTCGGGACCACCCTCGGAAAGGATGATACCCTGACCAGCATAGATGatgggcttcttggccttgttgatgaggttgccgACGCGCTGGAGGGCACCctcgagctgcttcttggtCACATCCATAGCAGCGCGGGAGGCGGCACTAGGCAGAGAAGGCAGAGCAGTCTCGGTAGGGATAGCTCTCCGTAGGACACCGGCAGTGACATCCTTGGGAAGATCGACGAGGACGGGACCGGGGCGACCGCTGGTAGCGATCTCGAAAGCTTCGTTGATGCGTCGAGGAAGTTCGGCAACGTTCTTGACCATGACATTCCACTTGGTGCATGCACGGGAGATACCGACAACATCGGCCTCTTGGAAAGCATCACTACCAATGGCAGTTGTCACGACCTGACCGGTGAAGACAACCATGGGGGTACCGTCAGACAGAGCATCCTGCATAGGTGTGATGACATTTGTAGCACCGGGACCGGATGTGACGAGAACGACACCGGGCTTGCCAGAAGCTCGGGCATAACCCTCAGCCATGTGGCCAGCACCTTGCTCGTGGCGAGGGAGGATAAAATCGAAGTGCTTTGAGTTGTAGATGGCATCGAAAACGGGGAGAATGGCACCGCCAGGGTATCCAACTATATTGAATCAGCATTGTCTGCGGTATGTAATACGGTGAACGTATGAACGTACAGATGTGTTTCACACCATGTCGGAGCATCATCTCGTGGAAGATTTCACCACCAGTCTTTCCAATGAAACTGCCAATCGTTTGTCAGAATAGGTCATTACATTGAGTTTGCAGGTGACATACGACTCATCCATGTCGTTTTTCCGGGGGTTGACCAGAGGCTGGACATTGCTCTGGTTCTTCTCGACATTGAATCCTGGGCTGGGGATATCGCGTGCAGGTCTACAATCGTATATATTAGCATTTGTTGTCTCCAATTACTTTTTGCAAAGCGCGCGTGGGAATTTTGCCCCCATGTCAGGTACCAGACGCGGGGCAACGCACAACCGCCACCAGAACAAAAGTGACAACTTACGCAGCAGCAGTAGATTGATTCCTGGAACTGGCGACCTTCTTTGAAGTGTGAACGGAGGCAACGGCTGATGTGGTGGTGAAGGATCGGGCATTGGCGACGGCCCGGATGGCCTTTGCGGCCTGGCGAGTTCGGAGCATTGTGGAGGTGAAGAGCTCGgtgagaggaagagcaaTTAGAGAGGAGCCACGAGGCTCGAGAAGCGCAAGAGGTTTGGAGATCAAGAGTCGATGATCAATTGGAAACCTGGAGGGGAGGGGCAGGGGAGAAAAGTGATCGCGAGAGTGTTTGGAggcgagaagagaaaaaagtgTTTTGAGTTTCGCCCGCTAAAAAAGGCCAGACAAACGAGGGCGAGCCCGGGGGAAAATATCACAGCGAGCACCTCAGCAATTgttcatccatccatcggAGGGCCGGTCGCCGGGGTGGGGCCCAAGGTCAAGTGTGGGGTTGAGGATAGGTGACTCCTCTGGGTGTTGTCAAAAAGATGGAGGACGTAAAGCTCTAAGTTTGTGTGCAATGTCCATTCCCGCGTCGGGCATATTTTGTCATCCCGACTCTCCCCCAGCCCAATCGAGGTGGGATTACGGTTACAGGGGCACCGCAGTTGTCCAGACCTGATGGTGGCCTGCTAGGCCAATCATGGTCTAGATGAATGGCCGATATCGCCACCTACCCAGGCCCTCAGATTGGCTGGATTGGCTGCGAGAACGGCCTAGCAGGGCCTCTAGCAGCGTTAGCTGGACCAAGGGAACGCAAAATCGACTCAGTTTTGTACTCTGGCAGTTGTTTCTGGCGTTGTATCTACCGTTTCTCAGACCATGGATGTACATTTGCCGACGTTGGAGGACATTGACTCATTGCAACGGGAACAATCTACTTATCactatctccatctccatctctgtAAGGCGTATGTGACATTGGTGCTCTGACGTCGGGGAAGAGGTCGACTAAGCGGGGGAACTTGGTCCTGCAGCTCCCTTAATCCTCCACTACCCTTTCTGCCCTAGCTTGAGATGGATCTGTGCATTCGGGGCCATTTTGATCCCcgattttttatttttgcCTCTTGTTTCTGGCATGAAGGGATTCACAGAATTGTTCCTgagtaaaaaagtatttacaGTCTAACTTGCTTGTCTCTCAAAGGCTCTTGCGAAACTTCAGCTCAAtcaattataatattatcaaCGCCGTGAATTGTTCCTGATGGTGGCTTCATTTCGGATCTTGGCCGCTGCCATGTGAAGATGGCCCCCGACATCCATCTCTTGGTCCTGTTTTCGGCGATGGCGAGGTCCATATTTTACAGCTTCCCCACAAACTCCAacctcttgatcttgagtgaGGCTCACGAGCATATATCGTCAATCCCACTTTATTAACATCTCTACAACCTTTTTCGTTTCCCGCGTTTGGTTTCGGAATGAGGCTTGCGGATGTCAGAAGGAACCCTCGGTAGTCGGATATGTCAACGATAACCTAAGGTAGGAAAGTAAAACTCAGACctcgaccttgatcctaagtcacaaaaagacttaggtaacttaatataagtttaggataagtttaggataagctTAGTTAGTATAGACTTAGGATAccttgtgttttcttgctccatgAGGCCAGGACAAGACGACAGTCCATAGAGCCTCAGGCGACTTATACTCGTAAAATACCAATATTAACTTGCTAAGCCGTTCTCTTCGAGATGTAACTCCGCTACAACTGTATGAAGAGTTGGTGCTGGATTCCTCTTTTTTTCAGACACCCGACTCTTGGTGATACCCCTTGCCATGAAATTAATTCTACGCAAGCCTTTCCCATATTAGACGACTTCAACCGAAAGGAGCAAAACGTAGAACAGTCCATTCGAAAGgagacttcttcttttgctctTGGTCCGGCACTGAAGAATTTGATCTGGTACTTCTGTTCGCTTGGCGAGAATCAACTGAGCGAACTCTCATGACAatcaaagctcaagaagacttTTAGTCTAtttctttcctcttcttcttgcgactCAAGCTATCTCGCACTTGAGAGAGCTATCTCTTTGCCAAGACAGAATCGGGAGTTGCCGCGTCTCGAGAAGCCGGTAGCCGGCTTTAAGGTCGTGTAAAAGGCGTGAAGCAGATCTCAGCGATATGCAACTACCTACGTTTCTAGTTTACAACCACTATGCAGCTGAATCATTGGCTCATTTGTTTAACTTTACGGCTAGATTACTTACGCCACCATCTGATAGTCCCAAGCCTTGTCTGAGAGCTTATCATTCTGTCAAAATCGATAGCTCGCCCATTCACAGCATCCAGTAACTTATCTGTAAGAACAGTAACATCTATGGGCAAAGATAACATTTATCAAGCCAAGAAAACTATATCGCAACCCTAATCATTAGCTAATGCAAGACTTGATCACCTAGGTCAGTTCCGAGTCTAGTGCATATGTCACAACAACTTAGTTGATGTTTATTGGTGCGAGCCCCTCAATGATGTGGCTCTTCTATCATTATCACATATAATTCTGGAGACTTTCGGCAGACAAGTCGTGTATGTTTACCCTTTAGGGTTGTCGGGCCGTCAAGTTTTCCTATTTGCGTCAGATAGTGTATATAAGGCGTCGTCGACCCTGTCACAAGTTTGAGAGGAATTGTTGGGGCTAGTATCAGACATAAACTATAAGAAGTTGACTCCCCATCGATATTCTTGAACCTTTCTGTCTATCATACTATTTGAATTGTCTTATCCGATCactgcttcttctgtttcCGTCAACATCCTGATTGCTGCTACCATTGACATGTCTCCCTATAAGCCGCTGATCATCGACGTTGGTGCCCAGTCGCAAAATATTCCATCTTCATTTATCGAAAAGGAGCGAGGAAACGCAACTTGGCACACTCTATTGTCTTCGCCAGGAACAAAAACGACCTCACTTACTGCGGGCATCGCGACATGTCCTCCTCAAGGAACTCTAGCACTGCATCGCCACAAGCAAGCAGAACTATACTACATTCTATCTGGATCcggagaagttgaagttgaaggaaaACGATACCCAGTTTCCAAGAACAACCTTGTTTGGATACCAGGAGATGCCGAGCACGGTGTGTTCTGCACCGAGAACGAAATCAGCTGGCTTTATGTTTTCCCCGAGGACAGCTTTGATAATATTGTGTATCGATTCACTAGCGAGGTGAAGGATCTTGCTGGAAAGATCAAGTCCAAGTTATAAGAGCATGGAGACATGGAGTTGGGTCTACTAGTATCAAGCCATGTATGCATAAGATGCATTATCCAGTGGGTGCCAAGAATAGACGTGCATTAGTTTATAGATATAGCAATATCAATCTCAGCTAGTCCCCGCTACACCAACTAATACAGCGAACCATCGAACGtctcttggcttctttggacAGTGGAAGTTATCGATATGTAGTTTAAAGGTGGTCCGAGATGCAGGAGTTGTTGGCCATCACTTTTCAGCTTTCTTTCTCAAGTAAAAGGTCTCGTAAAGCTTATCAATCCCGAAGTAACTCATACTCtggctcttctcctcaagcagTTCGAAGCCGTGCTTCAAATAGAGACCAAGAGCTCGTCGGCCCATGGCCACGATTATGACATTGATTCTTagcttcttggcttcttcgaggCCTGAGTTGACAAGTAAACTTGCTAGCCCTTTTTGCTGGTGATCTGGATGGACGCAGAGGTAGTGTAATTCTACCGGGCGTCAGTTTTAACCAAGTTGATGCAGCATTCTTTTTTGTGATTCTTACCCATGTCCCTTTCTTGTTTGTGCTTCTCTCTCCAACCACCAATATGATCATCCAACTTATCGTTATCCTCGCGTGGGTTCCAGTCGGTTTCCGCATGACGCCTCGCAAAAACTTCCCTCTGTTCATCGCTCACGTCTGGTGTTTGCGCTTCAAGCCAAGCGTCTTTGTGAGACTCGGGGAGGATCCACCGTGCGTATCCGACAATGTCTCCAGTTTCGAGGTGAACTATCTTTTGATGCCTCCGAACTTCTCGGTTGGTGAGCAAGTTCTTGGGGCTTCGATCTGCGATGCTTTGGATCAATGATTCTCGAGTTCTGTCAGTCCATGATAATCTCCACCATGCTTCTTCAAAGAAGGCTGAAACCTGGCTCTGCGCAATGAGTAGGCCGTCCTCCACGCGGCATGGTGACTGAAGTTGATAGCCCGACATTGCTAGAGGACTCAAATTACGTTAATGGGAGAAACTTCAGAATGATCAGTATTCAGAGGGCCACGTAGTCCGGGGAGGAATCCGAAGACCTTTTGTCTAGTCCGATCCTGCAAGCCCTTGTCGATGGCGCAAGGGTGTACAGCGTTATCTCATTGGAGTTGGCCTTTATCCAACATGCTTCTAGACCGTCAAGCCGATGCTACCATGATGACAAGGGAAAAGAGTGTTAATTGTCGATGCACCGAGTGCCCCATCAGCTATCATCATCTGCTGAGATCTTCAGGCCAAGCAGATAGTATCTTCATTGAAGTGGCCATGTTCCCCGACTTGTTGATTTACAGCCCTCTCGCTCCTCATGGTGTCCAGAAAGGTGTCAGGTGACCGGAAACAATGAGCGGGTCCAGCCGTGTACTGATGTATACGCCAGACTTCATACTCTTGTAACTTGGTCAAATCACAGCGGATTAGCTCCAAAATTGTCGCAATCGACTCctcttaacttaataagttgattgatgatttGAAATTAGCAAAAAAAGAACCTCCCGACCAGGGACTCGAACCCTGAACTTTCAGATTTcactattttataaaagtctgACACGCTAACCAATTGCGTCAGCCGGGATGTGACTGGTTGGAGGAAGGAGCATCATAATTTGGATTTCATTTCCACTTGAGGCAGGCGCGAAGCGTTACAACTTCCTCTCTAGTCCTTTTTACATTACCTGCATATATCACTCGTTTAATTGTTTTTACTCAGAATGCTtgatttattaaataataaatctCTAACAGTACCCTGTAAGTAATTCATCTCTAGTACAGGAATTGGCAGATCAATTGCTATCGCCTTTGCGCAAGCCGGCGCATCAACCATCGCTATCCTCTGAAGACTTGAGACAGCTGCAGCCGACATCGATAGGTTACCCTCTAAAATGCAGAATTTAACCCAATCGCTATGTACTCTGGTGAAAAGGGCGAGCTGTTATTTACTGCTGCGCATGAGTCACGACAACGACATATCATGTAGCTTGAGACGGCCTCTATTGATGCTTGCTTCTCCTCGTTTCGCCTTCAAACTGAACCCGGTGGTATGGCGTGGCGCAACATGGATGCACGCTAGGCGATATTTTCTTGACACAGTGTCCTTACCATGCCCTTTGTCGAACACTCCGATCTTTCAGTGCTCGAGGGACTCAGCCCAAGCATGGCCATTAAGGAACATGCGGGAGTCACCCTACATTAAATGGGCTTGACACACTCAACCTCAAGGCAACCCAGTGTAAACAAAGACTTAGTAACGATTGAActaagctaaaataataataaagttgaGCGGTAATGACAGTAAAGAATTAAAGAGGTTCAGCTTCATCACGAAGTCTTATGGTGATGTCCACCAGTGTCTTGCAAGCAAAAACAGGTAGCAAATAGCAATAATGAACGACAAAATAGAGAGAAACGCAACACAGCCGTACTCACCACCGTCGATTCTCCCAGCCACGGCAATCAAGAGAGACAACTGCAGAGAAAGTTTcagaaaagcaaaagcccGAGGCCAAGTCCGACACTGTCCGCTTTCTTCAGAGTGTAGccagcagccacagccactCTGTTCGTCAATCAGCCCTGCTGATCTCCATGCTTTATACCCTCGATATCAGGATCGAAAGGAGGCTCCTCCATTGGATTGATCATAGTGACCCAAGCTGTGAGAGCGTTCCTTGTATACGTAAAGG belongs to Fusarium musae strain F31 chromosome 9, whole genome shotgun sequence and includes:
- the ILV2_2 gene encoding Acetolactate synthase, mitochondrial; this translates as MLRTRQAAKAIRAVANARSFTTTSAVASVHTSKKVASSRNQSTAAAPARDIPSPGFNVEKNQSNVQPLVNPRKNDMDESFIGKTGGEIFHEMMLRHGVKHIFGYPGGAILPVFDAIYNSKHFDFILPRHEQGAGHMAEGYARASGKPGVVLVTSGPGATNVITPMQDALSDGTPMVVFTGQVVTTAIGSDAFQEADVVGISRACTKWNVMVKNVAELPRRINEAFEIATSGRPGPVLVDLPKDVTAGVLRRAIPTETALPSLPSAASRAAMDVTKKQLEGALQRVGNLINKAKKPIIYAGQGIILSEGGPEILKELADKSSIPVTTTLQGLGAYDELDEKSLHMLGMHGSAYANMAMQEADLIIALGARFDDRVTLSIAKFAPGAKAAAAEGRGGIVHFEIMPKNINKVVQATEAIEGDVATNLKELLPLIESKTMDDRKEWFNKINEWKKKWPLTDYERAERSGLIKPQTLIEELSNLVADRKDQTYIATGVGQHQMWTAQHFRWRHPRSMITSGGLGTMGYGLPAAIGAKVAQPDALVIDIDGDASFNMTLTELSTAAQFNIGVKVIVLNNEEQGMVTQWQNIFYEDRYAHTHQSNPDFIKLAEAMRVQNRRVSKPEDVVDALKWLINTDGPALLEVVTDKKVPVLPMVPVGSGLHEFLVFDGAKDKKRRELMRERTCGLHG
- a CDS encoding hypothetical protein (EggNog:ENOG41), with product MSPYKPLIIDVGAQSQNIPSSFIEKERGNATWHTLLSSPGTKTTSLTAGIATCPPQGTLALHRHKQAELYYILSGSGEVEVEGKRYPVSKNNLVWIPGDAEHGVFCTENEISWLYVFPEDSFDNIVYRFTSEVKDLAGKIKSKL